A single Antechinus flavipes isolate AdamAnt ecotype Samford, QLD, Australia chromosome 5, AdamAnt_v2, whole genome shotgun sequence DNA region contains:
- the RASSF8 gene encoding ras association domain-containing protein 8: MELKVWVDGVQRIVCGVTEVTTCQEVVIALAQAIGRTGRYTLIEKWRDTERHLAPHENPIISLNKWGQYASDVQLILRRTGPSLSERPTSDSVARIPERTLYRQSLPPLAKLRPQNDKSIKRREPKRKSLTFTGGAKGLMDIFGKGKETEFKQKVLSNCKTTADELKKLIRLQTEKLQSIEKQLESSDVEIRYWEQKYNSNLEEEIVRLEQKIKRNDVEIEEEEFWENELQIEQENEKQLKDQLQEIRQRILECEGKLKDYLAQIHSMENGLEAEKLHREVQESQVNEEEVKGKIGKVKGEIDIQGQQSLRLENGIKAVERSLGQATKRLQDKEQELEQLTKELRQVNLQQFIQQTGTKVTVLPAEPIEVEASHADIEKDTAFQSGSLKRPGSSRQLPSNLRILQNPISSGFNPEGIYV; the protein is encoded by the exons GTCGAACCGGAAGATACACACTAATAGAAAaatggagagatacagagaggcaCTTAGCACCTCATGAAAATCCAATCATTTCATTAAACAAATGGGGACAATATGCCAGTGATGTTCAACTGATATTACGTCGCACAGGGCCATCTCTTAGTGAGAGGCCAACTTCAGACAGTGTTGCTCGAATACCTGAGAGAACTTTATATAGACAGAGCTTGCCCCCCTTGGCTAAACTGAGGCCTCAGAATGACAAATCAATAAAAAGGCGAGAGCCAAAAAGGAAATCTTTGACATTTACAGGAGGTGCCAAAGGACTCATGGACAtttttggaaaaggtaaagaaacagAGTTTAAGCAAAAGGTTCTCAGTAACTGTAAGACGACAGCAGACGAATTAAAAAAGTTGATCCGCCTTCAGACAGAGAAGCTTCAATCCATTGAGAAGCAGCTTGAGTCCAGTGATGTGGAAATTAGATACTGGGAACAAAAGTACAATTCTAACCTGGAAGAAGAAATTGTTCGTCTTGAGCagaagatcaaaagaaatgatgTAGAAATTGAAGAGGAAGAATTTTGGGAAAATGAATTACAGATCGaacaagaaaatgagaaacagCTGAAGGATCAACTTCAGGAGATAAGACAGAGGATCCTAGAATGTGAAGGCAAATTAAAAGACTATTTAGCTCAAATTCATAGTATGGAAAATGGACTAGAGGCAGAAAAGTTACACCGGGAAGTACAAGAGTCACAGGTCAATGAAgaagaagtaaaaggaaagatTGGGAAGgttaaaggagaaattgatatTCAAGGACAACAGAGTCTGAGATTGGAAAATGGCATTAAAGCTGTAGAAAGATCTCTAGGACAAGCCACCAAAAGGTTACAG GACAAAGAACAGGAACTAGAACAGTTGACTAAAGAACTTCGGCAAGTCAATCTTCAACAATTTATACAACAGACAGGAACAAAGGTTACAGTTCTACCAGCAGAGCCCATTGAAGTGGAAGCCTCGCATGCAGACATAGAAAAGG ACACAGCTTTCCAGTCTGGATCCTTAAAACGGCCTGGTTCTTCTCGGCAGCTCCCCAGTAACCTTCGGATTCTTCAGAATCCAATTTCATCTGGCTTTAATCCTGAaggcatatatgtataa